Sequence from the Rutidosis leptorrhynchoides isolate AG116_Rl617_1_P2 chromosome 3, CSIRO_AGI_Rlap_v1, whole genome shotgun sequence genome:
TATTTGGGATAATAATCGGTTCAAGGCTCATAGTGTTGTTAGTGGAGATTTCTTCTTAGGAATTAGAGGTAATTGGGTTGGGTTCGGGCATGATTCCATAATTGTCAATGTTTATGGTCCTCATTGTGATGCCAGAAAAAAGAAGATGTGGGAAGATCTTGAGAAACTCGTGGCGGGGGTAGATTCGGGATGGGTATTATGTGGTGATTTTAACGAAGTGCGTGACCAAACGGATAGGTTAAATTGTGTATTTCATGAGGCTAGAGCTAGAAGATTTAATGAGTTCATAATTAGAAATAACCTTATTGAGATTCCCATAAACGGTAGGAAATTTACTCGTATTAGTGACGATGGTACCAAATTTAGCAAACTTGATCGCTTTCTTGTCTCGGACAAATTCATCAACTATTGGAATGATCTTTCAATTAATGTGCTTGATAGAATGGAATCTGACCATTGCCCCTTGATTCTCCGAGATGGTGTTGTTGATTTTGGTCCTAAACCTTTTAAGATATTTGATGAGTGGCTAAATAGGGAGGGGGTTGACAAAGTGATCATTGAAGGTTGGGGTAAAGAGGTTCGGGGGTACAAAAAAGATTGCATCTTCCGTGATAAACTCAAAAATGTTAAACATGTGTTGAGAGATTGGAGTAAGAAAGAATTTGGCAATCTAGATGAAGAAATTACATAATTAAAAAATGTTGCACTTAATTGGGAGGTAAAAGCGGAAAATGGTACACTAACGGAGAATGAGCGTTTATGTTGGTTAGAATCTCTGAAAAATTGGATCACCAAAGAAAAGATTAAGGTAGGTATGCTAAGACAAAAAGCTCATATTCGTTGGATATTAGATGGTGATGAGAACTCCAAATTTTTTCACTCCACTATGCGTCGAAAGTACAACAAAAATAATATCAGGGGTTTAAATATTAATGGTGTTTGGTGCGAGGATCCTATTGTTATCAAGTCTACTGTTCGAGCACATTTTGAAAAACGTTTTCATGCAATAAAAGTGAGCAGACATGTGTTCAACATCAACCAAAACAGTCCCAACAGTATGTCAACTTTGCAGGCCATAGGTATTGGGCTTTCTCAAAATGTCTCTGGGCCTAATCAGGCCTCCACAAACAGTCCATATCTAACCATTTCCATCCTAAATCGGGCTGCTCATGTCCAGTTTAATCAGGCCGCTCACCAGCAGGCCAATCAGGATCATATTGGGCCTGAACAATGACATTTTGGGCCTGATTTAAACACCATCTCAGCTAAAAGTGCATCGCTGTTAGAAATTGTTTTTTCCGAAAGTGAAGTTTGGGAAGCGATTAAAGGTTGTGGAAGTTCAAAAGCGCCGGGTCCGGAAGGATTCAATATGCATTTTTCAAAAAAATTTGGCACGTAATAAAAGACGAGTTAATGAGTTCTATTCATGAATTTTGGTGTAATGGTAACATATCCAAGGGGTGTAACGCTTCGTTCATTACGTTGGTACCTAAAAAACAAGACCCTTCGTTACTCAACGATTACCGTCCTATTAGTCTTATTGGAAGCTATTATAAGATCATTGCGAAATTGCTTTCTAATAGAATAAGGAAAGTTATCCCGACCCTTGTAGGATTCGAGCAAAGTGAGTTTATAAAAGGGAGAAATATCCTTGATGGTGCGTTAATTGCAAACGAGTCAATTAGCTTCTTGAAACATAACCGTATAAAAAGTTTAATTTTCAAAGTCGACTTCGAGAAGGCATTTGATTGCTTGAATTGAGATTTCTTGATGGAAGTTATGGAAATTATGGGCTTCGGGGTGAAGTGGAGAGGTTGGATCCGTTCTTGTCTCACATCGGCATCAATCTCAGTTCTTGTAAACGGATCTCCTACAAGTGAGTTCAAAATGGAGAAAGGGGTTAGACAAGGTGATCCGTTATCCTCTTTTCTCTTTATAATTGCGGCAGAAGGTTTAAATGTTTTGGCTAAGAAAGTGGTTTGTAATAAAAAGTTCCTTGGTGTTGAAATTGGCTATGAAAAAGTGCCCATCTCCCAcctccaatatgcggatgacacgatTTTCTTTAGTGAATGGAGTATTACAAACCTTCGAAATCTTTTTAAACTCCTAAAATGTTTCGAACTCACGTCGGGGTTGAAAGTAAACTACCAAAAAAGCAATCTATTCAGAATTAGTGTTGAGAAATCAGAAATTGAAAACTTGGCTAATATGTTTGGTTGTAACTCGGGTACACTTCCATTTATTTATCTCGGTCTTCCGGTTGGGGGTAGAAAGAATAAAATCAAAAGTTGGAATTCGGTGTTTGATAAGTTTTCAAAAAGGCTCTCGGATTGGAAGGCACGTACGATATCATATGGTGGACGCTTAACCCTTGTGAAATCGGTGTTGAATAGTCTCCCGTTGTACTACTTCTCTCTCTTCCGTGCCCCGCCATGTGTGGTAAAAAAAACTTGAGTGTGTAAGACGTTCTTTTTTTTAGGGTGGGTCGGgtacaaataaaaaaaattcatgGGTTAAATGGGAGGAAACCCTTCTTCCTTTCGAGAAAGGAGGGTTAAATTTGGGTTCTTTAAAAAGTAAGAATCTAGCTTTGATcgacaagtggtggtggaggtttaaaaccaagCCAAACGTTTTGTGGGTCAAAGTTATTTCTAGCATTTTTGGGTCTTCGGGGGGTTTACTTCACAATTTTGAAACCATTTCATTTCCTTACACTTCGGTGTGGACTAATATTATTAAAGCAGGGAACTACATTGATGATCTTGGTATTCCTTTCCCTAACTCTTTCATCCGGAAGATTGGGGACGGGATGTCAACTTCATTTTAGAACGATATTTGGGTCGGGAATATGTCTTTAAAAAATAGGTTCAAGAGGCTCTCATATTTGGAACAAGATCTGGATACGAAGGTGGGATCAAGGCTATCAGTTAACGGGTCTGAAGTGTGTTTAAATGGATGTTGGTTCAGAACACCTACGGGTCGGGCAGGAAGCGAGCTATCCGAACTACAACAGCTACTGTTTTCAGTTCCAGTTAGTCCTGATCGGCCTGATTGGTGGTATTGGGACATGAGCAGTAAAGGAGTTTTCACAACTAAAATTCTTTCGGATCTCATTGATGAAAAGCTTCTTCGTTCGAATGCTTCTATCTCTTCGGGTACTATACGCAATTCACTAGTTCCCAAAAAGGTGGAGGTATTTATTTGGAGGGTGCTAAAAGGTAGAATCCCGATGTTAGTCGAATTGGATAAGAAGGGAGTTGACTTACATTCTATAacaaccctatatatatatatatatatatatatatatatatatatatatatatatatatatatatatatatatatatatatatatatatataaacttgaaatataataccatttaattgtgtaaaataatatacaagataatatagttgttgtattattattattactttaattattattattaatattaaattaatatcattattataattaaaataagtattattagtattaatattaaaagtattcttattattatatatttactaattattgatattatatatatatatatatatatatatatatatatatatatatatatatatatatatatatatatatatatatatatatatatatatatatatatatatatatataacaaacagaAACCGGATTAAATTAGGTATTCaactttttcattttttttattttctttctgcTATCTAATCGTGAATCCAGTATTATCTAATAACAAATGATTTTCGAGATATCATATCTGCTttctgtatttttttatttttttatttttttctgtggaATCAAGAATTATGAGTCGACAATCCATTCATCATATTTATATAATCGAATCTCTTTAGCTATAAATTCAAGCGAGTGTTATCTGTATGTTTATCACAATTTACTACTACAATtcataattaaaaaaaaacagcttCGTATCCCTGTTCTTCCctcatttttcaaaaacttcataaacgaatcccatttcaaaatctaatattgcagTCTTGATAGGATTCTTttacttaaactatctgtaaattttCATATTCTAATTCTTCCTATCGAtttctaattttgaggtcaaagtttcgattttaaaaagtcaaacaattgttcTTCGTAAAATTTGAGTTTCTGTTGATGTTTCCGGATCAATTGACGATTCAATAAGATTCTATAATGGATTTAGAACCTATTTCATGTAGAGAGCATGATCTAAAACaacctcaaaatcaaaatcaaacttcATGTTTTTCGTTTCTTCTTTTCAAAACTACAGCTATTGTTTCTTCTGTTTTAATTGATTTTGTTTTCTTTACTATTAATTTAAATCATCAAATAATCGTTTTCTAATCCTAAAATCCAATTCTTTATTAATCTATGTTAGAATGGTAATTATTTTGATCGAGTTGTTGAAGAAGAAGCATAATAGAATCGACGGGTTATAAGTAAATGGATCCTGTTTAAATCAGAAAAGAAAGGATGGAAGAGTGGTTAtgagtgtttgcgggtgagcgagaggtcacgggtttgagtCCCATCTACGCCATTTTCTTAGTAAAAGCTTGATTTAAGGtagtttcttattattattattattattattattattattattattattattataattattattattattattattattattattattattattattattattattattattattattattattattactactattattattgttgtaattattattattattactattaagatcattaaaagcattattattaatatcattaaagttattattagtaatatcaatatgattaaaattattattattatcgttattgttattactagtattagtattattattaataacatgattttcaaaactattattatcataattattattattattatcattattatcaatactagaattataataactatatgtttatcattatcattattattattattattattactactactgttaatattattattatgataacaactattatttcttacaaataccataatattaccaattattatattttaatattatattaattatatttacataatattatacatataaatatattaatgaaagacttactatattaatgaactaatgatgaaaatgagttaacatatatttaaaatatataaaaacaaatatatatatatatatatatatatatatatatatatatatatatatatatatatatatatatatatatatatatatatatatataattatatcactaataattatatacaaGTTTATTTGATTAcagtttatatgttttaatatatataaaactgatataggttcgtgaatccgaggccaactcggcACTTATTCATTGTCGTTCTATGCATATTTATTatgaaatatcgtatcgtgagttcatctgctccctttttatatatatttttgggctgagaatacatgcgcaacttttataactgttttacacgttagacacaagtactcaaacttttatgctatatacatgctttgtcatgctaaatccctgccgtaatatcgttaattgctgaggtataagatgcaagcttagttattgtgagtagtgctactgagagtgacgtctctagtcagttgaccgttggtctttgactacataataatgattcaacgacatgaataacaagtgtcacggggtaacttttgtttagtcgcgatattacaaacagcaactcttttgattaatatatttggtatcaatcaactttaaactgaaatcttgtggtctaatgctatactaaACTATtgaattatgataaacctatgaactcactcaacctcgtgttgactttttaaagcatgtttattctcaggtacttaaatattgcttccgctgtatatctgctgctttgatgatgattgcttgctatgcttggagttttcattacatatcatatcaattaaagacattaaatgctctaaatacaatgtaatctatttatcttccgctgcaaaactcaataaaacgtctcatatagagtcgttctcgtttatacaactgtgatttgatataattagtcacaaataccccagaccctatttgggggtgtgacacattCGGTCCGTTCTCTAATTTGTGACAACGACATCGAAAGCATTTGTCACTCCCTTTTATCTTGTGAGAAAGTTCGTAACGTATTGCACAAGATTTTCGATTGGTGGAGCGTACCACGTCCTCCAAATTTGGACTTACGATATCTACTATCCGACAACTCGTGGCATATTAATTCGAATTTAGGTAAACATATGTGGCAAACGGTGACATGGACATGTATATACCATTTGTGGAAAAACCGAAACGAAAAAGTCTTCAAAAACAAAGATTGGACCGTTCCGGTTGCGGTTTGTGAAATTCAAGTTAAAAGTTTTGAATGGGTTGCGAGAAGGTGCAAAGAAAAAATCATCAATTGGAATGCTTGGCTTCATAATCCTTGTAGTATTTATGCGTAATCACTTGTGAGATATTTGTATATAGTCTTCTTGTAGCCATCTTGGCATCTTTGTGTTTACTTGAGATGTAACCTTGAGTACTTGGTAGTTTTGCGCTATTGCGCTACCTtgagttattaataaaattatattgcctttcaaaaaaataaaagatcctatagtattaattaataatgtattatgtgtgtgatgacccggaaatttccgaccaaatttaaactttaatctatatatgtcccgacacgataagcaaagtctgcagtgttgagtctcaaaatttttgaaattatattcatgtaatcaattaccctttgactgtgctcaacgattcacgaatatttatgcgtatatagatatgtatatataatatatacttattaattgaaaactttaacaaggtattagatatataatactttacatgaacatatttattTCAATACATTTATCGACGGAAGTAAAGATAATACCAAATGATTGAATTACCAGATACATTGTGTTatatgggtctctgttgtgagatccactatgatttaagaaatctgttctttttaacaacattcggaaaatggtaaagtaatctacaagtgaggacaatgtgtcaattaacggtaactagacagaagttagtggagattcctgtttggttccaatacatgctttacaacaaattactcgtgacttttaataaggtaactatttaactttcatattatttaatgtaaaggtgAAGTTATGAAATGTAGAAAACTTAGAAGATGAATATCGACAAATTAAGTAAATAGACGTTTTATAAAATCTCATGCACTTAACTATCCATTGGACTTTATCCAACGATTAACAAAAATTGTGTGtagataaatatgtaaatatatacatatatatatatatatatatatatatatatatatatatatatatatatatatatatatatatatatatatatataataattatatcatattttatatgataacatttattgaataattaatatttatacattttaatatattacaatataaatctaatcaataattatatatagatatgaaatttgatacatttaatttgttataatattattattgttattattattaatatcattataatgagtAGTAAAAATTACGATGAAGATTATTAGTAGCATtatttattaccattatcattaaaaccattactattattataaatattattaggtaACAATATAAgcaattattagtagtattaataatattattattatcatctttattagttattattataaaaattatcttcgtggttattattaatatcatcatgaaTTATTATTGGTATcttgtcaataataataataataataataataataataataatattattattattattattattattattattattattattattattattattattattattacaattaataacaatcagtattattattaggtattatcattaaggattattattttattatatattagcattataattatcattataaaaacaatacaatttattaatattaacatttataatatcattataaactttgttataactattagtatcattattctaaatattagtattattatgataattattaataacaaaattattattatgttgttgttattaataatatctcTGTATTATTgctatttattattaatagaatttttattattatttattaatattaataagttaaAAATTTTGTACGAATTGGTTATCTCTCGTtttctacttttaatttttttgtttcttctGATTGGAAGTGTCGACTGCAATAATGCTATAACATTCGTCTCTGCGTTCATAATTGAAggacaatttttatttatttaaaaacccgACGAATTACTCTGTGTTTCTACTTTTTGGTCAAAATAAAAAATCGAATCAATTACCAAAATGATTTAATGCAATGTTGTTAGAATTCCTTTACTCAAACTACCTGCCAAAGCTCAGCTTCCAATTCATCAAACTGaaatcgaattttgaagtcaaagttgggttttcaaaagtcaaaatatttgttcatcgagaaattcaaAATTCATTttaatgtttcaagttaaattgaggatTTCAGAAGTTTATAGGATAGATTTAGAACATATTTCGTGTTGTGGTTACAACCTATAGGTTTTTAGAATTCAAAATTTgtgatttaagtttttttttttgcgaTAACAGCAACTGCTGTTgcagttttatatataaaaaaaaattttgattcaaAATAATAAATGGATGTACCTGTTTCCATTTTATTGCTCAAACTCAAAATTGTATTCGTTATTTGGATTATTGGTTGGTTCCCTGGTCGagtgagtttatgaagaagaagatgagaaatagatatagtttatatttttttgttttgagTATAAATCAGAAAAATCGCGGATGGAGCCATGGTTTAGGGTGTTGCACGTGAGcgtgaggtcgcgagttcgagcctggcCTCTGCCATTTTTTTTTGGGAGAAAGCCTTTTTTTAAGTTTTtcaaaggtagttttctttttaattatttttattattattattattattattgatagtattattattgttattcaaattgttattactattattattagaataagtattcttattaagattattgttattgttaatatattatcattaattagtattattgtcatccttatcattaatattaaaagaattattatacaATTATTGAAATctctagtaaaactatcatttttatcattttactaaaaaataacattattattaatattattattaatttcattataattataattattataatcattagtagaaaacttatgatttgattattgttataattattgttattattacaatcactattgttattaatattgtcattataatcaaatacaacttttattactatgatcaatattattctaccaaataaatattatgtatataagaatatatttataagtaatattacatatatgtatgtattagtcatagcaacaatttttatataaatattcatatataacaaattaggtatattctataatactaatcagatatatacattaatataactatataaatattaataattttgaatatatatacaaagtaaatatatatataatttaagatataatatataaacttgttaattgttattatgtgttttaatatatataaaactgatataggttcgtgaatccgaggccaaccctgcattgttcaatttcgtcgtatgaatatttttactacaaaatattgtagagtgagtttcatttgcctttttaccctttatatttttgggctgagaataaatgcgcaatttttataaatgttttacgaaatagacacaagtaatcgaaactacattataaggttgaatgatcgaagccgaatatgccccttttagcttggtagcctaagaattagggaacagaccccctaattgacgtgaatcctaaagatagatctatcgggctcaacaagccccattctggaatttggaatgctttagtacttcgatattatcatgtccgatgggtgtcccggaatgatggggatattctatatgcatcttgttaaggtcggttaccaggtgttcaatccatatgaatgaattttaaacacttgtgagtgtatgattattgaatgagatcttgtggtctattaaaatgatgaaaaagattgtttatgataaactaatgaactcaccaaccttttggttgacacttttaagcatgtttattctcatgtatgaaagaaatcttccgctgtgcattagctcattttaaagatattacttggagtcattcatggcatatttcaaaagatgttgcattcgagttgttgagttcaacaagattattattaagtcattggtagttgatataatatgaaatggtatacatgcctgttaactttcgatgtaatgaaagtttgtcttttaaaaaaatgaatgccatgtttgtaaaatgtatcatttagaggtcaaatacctcacaatgtaatcatatgttattgcattcgtccttatggattaggacgggtcgtctcatgtggtatcagagctgtggtcttagcgaaccaggtcttacattagtgtgtctaactgatagtttttaggatgcattagtgagtctggacttcgaccgtgtctgcatgtcaaaagttttgcttatcatgtttgtcgaa
This genomic interval carries:
- the LOC139899975 gene encoding uncharacterized protein, with the translated sequence MSLKNRFKRLSYLEQDLDTKVGSRLSVNGSEVCLNGCWFRTPTGRAGSELSELQQLLFSVPVSPDRPDWWYWDMSSKGVFTTKILSDLIDEKLLRSNASISSGTIRNSLVPKKVETLFGGVTHSVRSLICDNDIESICHSLLSCEKVRNVLHKIFDWWSVPRPPNLDLRYLLSDNSWHINSNLGKHMWQTVTWTCIYHLWKNRNEKVFKNKDWTVPVAVCEIQVKSFEWVARRCKEKIINWNAWLHNPCSIYA
- the LOC139899974 gene encoding uncharacterized protein, giving the protein MARTGNKSVDGRSCISCKNCHKMGVPKRSKSRKSSKSKDIGVSVGGSINNVELKEFGEDIGLQWPNPHEKPDIAAFQETKCKRLSDFWVNQLWGYSDIGYVQKDAIGNSGGMLVIWDNNRFKAHSVVSGDFFLGIRGNWVGFGHDSIIVNVYGPHCDARKKKMWEDLEKLVAGVDSGWVLCGDFNEVRDQTDRLNCVFHEARARRFNEFIIRNNLIEIPINGRKFTRISDDGTKFSKLDRFLVSDKFINYWNDLSINVLDRMESDHCPLILRDGVVDFGPKPFKIFDEWLNREGVDKVIIEGWGKEVRGYKKDCIFRDKLKNVKHVLRDWSKKEFGNLDEEIT